Below is a window of Arabidopsis thaliana chromosome 2, partial sequence DNA.
ACTTACTACTTTGgtcatatagaagaaaaaagaaggagagtaaaaaacaacaaacaccAGAAGATGTTTCTGATAAAAAACTCTACGAACtcatcattttctctttttttctttctgttttgattttggggtTACTTATTTTTGGAACTACGTTTCAGATTTGATGGTATAGTATTATTATTGTGTATTATCATAATTAATCTAATTTTTCACCTCTGTAATATCCATTTATATGCCATATCAATCTATGAGCCTCTGCCTTTCTAGTGAAGTGAAGAAGGTGATGATGAGAGGTATGTATCTCATAATCATCGAGGCACTTGTTACCATATATATTGGTTTGGTCTTGTTCTAGATTTCAGGATAAGCCTAACTTTTCAATCATGAGATCCGttctaaaagaaatattatggTATATGATGAAAATGTAatcttttaaggtttttaattGTATTGGTTAGATGGGTGATGGGTCTCGAATGTTGTGGgtctattttaaaatctattgtGTGTACATCATGCTTTTATACTAGATCATGATTAGTAATGTAagcatataaataattaactatGACAATATTGTCAAAAAGAATGCTTTAGATGTATAGACACACGAACATACGTGGGGAACAAAAttatgaagatgagaaaacagaagatgagaaaaagaagatgggTCCAAAAAGGACATTGAATGAGATGATGAGACCCAAAGCtaaaacaataatgaaaaaaagaaagaaaagacaacatttcttttgtgtttatataactttttatgaacaaaacaaTTCTTGACTTCGTTTCTTTGTGCAACACACGCGTGCGaccacacacacatatatgcATATGGGACACACaccatgatgatgatgactacTTTGTTTTAGCTGTTGAATGCaaataaatttgtgtttaattatGAACAAACTTGGAAATTATagtggtggagaagaagaagcactaGCTCCTCTCGGCACATGTCGTTCACTAATTGAGAAATTCATAGAAGGCCAATAATTTAAGCTACAGTACTGGAATTCCCCACTTTCTATTAATAAAAGTTTAACAATGTCACCAAGGTTTTtttactcttattttttttttatgtaaagtaGCATGGATACTGGAACTTGAACTACATTTATAACTTTTACAAATCAAcgcaagattttttttgtaagattagattatatttttgtgaaCACCGTGAAAatgcaaattaaaaataatgaaaagatATGCAACAGATGGATACTGGGAGTGGGACATAAGAAAAGCTCTGAAGATAAAACATGCGCAAGCAGAGAAATGGTATAGATCAAGATGAGATTTGCACCTCGATCCGTTTGATATTCAAGTCTATTACGCCTATTCCTAATCCAAAGAGGAACAGCGTTAGAAGAGTCATTTATCAAGGTGTTGCGGATGATGAATTTAGGCTCCGTTATGGGCTTGGAAACAAAACACTAGAGGGCCTGCATACTTTTCCCGATCACTTTGAGTGTCTCTTGTCTGTGTAACACTTAATTTAGAATTTCTTGGTGGATGCCTTAGCGGCGGggttttctcaaaatgttaTCACTCTTTTATTTGAATCCTTGCCAACATTTTGGATTAGCCTTTGcgaataatatatatatatatatatatatatatatatatatatatatatatatatatatatatatcatcactTGCGGTCTCATTAGTCCCTCATACAGTATCTCTGTGAAATCGTTATAACGATAACTCTCTtagacgaagaagaaatcgCGAAACGAGAATGTCATTCTCAGACGATTGTACATCTCCATCGGAAAAGAATCGAGCTCGTACGAGTCAAGAACCACGAGAGCGCCCTCAAGATTTGTCTTTCTTGTCATCCAAGGTAACAGAGAAGCAAATTATGAGCCAAGAACCGTTTGAAACGTCTTgctcctctgtttctccgaTGAACAGAGACAAAGAAGCCTTTAACAGTCGACATGGTCCATTCtcgaaaaaccaaaactactTCGAAAGTAATGACATCACCATGAACACTGAAAACCTGCTAAATCCTTTCCATTTCGGAGGAGGTTCTTGTGGTTGTGCCTTTTTATCAACAGAGTCGATGTTATGTTCTTTTACCGTTTCAGGTGAAGAACATGGCACAAACAATTCTGACACTTTGGGAGACCCAAGTAACATTTCTCTTCGTTGTTTTGGGAGCATTGAATCCATATTGAAGGTAGCAAGAGATGGAATAGAGATTACGATGATGCCTATCCCTAGACTTGTCAACAACGCACCTCAATGGACCATCAAGAAGAGACTGACCGAGCATAATGTTAACCCTACTTATGGCCAACTTCGTCTGCCCAGAAGCTTCTTCGAACAGCAGATTCGAGGACATCTGCCTGAAGCTGATTTGCAAAAGCGGACTCATTGTTAAGGTATAGGACAACGACACGAGCACAATGCATGAGCTGCGTCTGGCAGTACAATATACCTATGTTCTAACGGGTGACTGGCTGGAAGATTTTATCCAAAAGGAGAagtttgaaagaaagagacgaTATAGGACTCTTATGGGATTCTTCTGCTTCTAGGCTTCACTTTGGCGTGATTGCTCGTGGAAAGGCAATAGTTCCCCGGAAGAGAACAAGGTCTGCATAATGTGATCTCAATTACAAACGCATATCAGCAGCTGAGAGAGCTagtgttttgttctttctatTTTGTCAAAACAACGATTGGTATGGCTTATATGGTTAAGTTTTTTATGCAACCAACACaaacaatatatgatttatcaGATTTAAACTTCTAAGTGAAGCTAAACCAGTAACTGCATGATAGATACTTGGCAACAGACAAAAAACCTGTATCATTAATTTAGGAGATTATAGTTTTACAACAAAATTTCGGGTTCCATTAACTAAATAAGGAAAATAACTGTAAAAACTCAGGCAGACATCAGCTTTGGACCATTGTCTGGCATTCCCATTCCACCAGCTAAATCTGCATCGAGTTGCGAGTGTGGCGCTGGTCGCTCTATCTTCTTCACACTGCAATCACACAAAAATCCAAATGGACAATAGAAAGATATTAAGTCTGAGTACAGAGCAACAGACATGCATAGATCAATAATATAATCATACAGAGGTAATCAAGTTACAAGTGCTAAAACATTTTTAGCTACGCCAGTGACGAGAAATAGCTTTAACATTGCCAGCAAGATGAATTCAAAGTAGACGAGCACAAGAACCAAACACAGTTCCAAGATCAAAACAAGATAGAAACCAAGaccaaggaagaagaatccaCATACCgctttttgtgtttcttagTCTTGAAATGATAATCCATCACTGATGCATTGGAGAAGTTCCGACTGAAAAATATCAAGGTAGAGAGACAAGGTCAATCAAATACAAACAAATGTTCACACAAACATGGAAATCTAGAGTAATTCAAAGATTGTCTTTTTGCACATATAATCTTACTGGCAGAGTAAGCAGTTGAATTGACCCATTCCAGGTAAATCCTCCGTCTCTGGTTTACGCAACTCTGTGAATACCAAATTAGACATCAGCTTTGGGCCATTGTCCGGCATCCCCATTCCCCCGGCTAAATCTGCATCGAGTTGCGAGTGTGGCGCTTGTCCCATCATCATATTCACACTGCAATCCAAGTGGACAAAACACATATAATAAGTCTTGAGTACAGAGCAACACTGCAACAGACATGTATAATCATACAAAGGTAATCAAATTACAAATGCTAAAACATCTTTAGGTACACAGAAGTGAAGAGAAATAGCTTTAACATTGCAAGCAAGAAAGTAAACGAGCACAAGAACCAAACACAGTTCcaagaacacaaaacaaaatagaaaccAAGGCcaaggaaggagaagaatccACATACCGCTTCTTGTGTTTCTTAGTCTTGAAATGATCATCCCTCACTGATACGTTGGAGAAGTATCGACTAAAACATATCAaggtaaaacaaacaaatgggTCATATAGAGTAATTCAAAGATAATGTATttgctaaaaaaaagtttcataaaccaaaagaatcGTCAATAGAGTAATCATAGAATCTCTCTTACTCGCAGTGTAAGCAGTAGAATTGACCCATTCCAGGCAAATCCTCGTCAAGCTGTAACGGCTTAATCTCCGTCTCCGGTTTACGCAACTCTGTGTAAACCAAGTCATCGCCTTTGACTTCGAATTTGTCACGGCGAGCTGTTTTGTGAGATaatctcctcttcttcacttttctaGTCGGACATCTACCCATTTTAGCTTCCTAAGTACTGAGATCGAATCATCAATTGAAAAATTAGTGACTAATTGATAAGAATCTAAACGAATTTGCAGATTAATTCAAAACTTACGATTCAGAGAAGAAACTGTGTAGGAGGAGCTGAAGACGACGAATGCGGAAGaggaaaccctagaaaaaatATCAGTTTCGGTTATAAAGTATTGATTAACCTAAAAAGGGCGGTTTCAGTGATGGAGACTTTGACGCAAGGCCCATTTATTAAACAGGCTTAGATAGGCCcattaataattaatgatTTGGAAATCAGTAATACATACGGAACCAATTAAGATCTAGTCTGAAATTATTCTGAAATAGCATTGTAAGATAAGTCACAGAGTTCTAGCAATGTACTTGGACCGAATTAGTGACAGAAGCGTAGGTTTACTGATAAATCTCATAACCTTGTTTTTAGGGTTCCATTAATTTATTAGTATAACAAGAAACCAATAAATTCTTAGAAGTGGAGAGAGCAAGGGAATGAAAGGCCTCTTTGCGTTGCATACTCTTAATGCTCCCCACAATGATGGTTTTGTTGTCTTGGGGAGGGTTTGAagcttgtttcttctctctataattttttttgtcaccaaTACGTCATGTCTCCACCACACTTACTATCCCGAGTTTGAAATGCTTTCCAATTAATGTTTTAATAGAACCGATCCTACTTATGTTATGTGGATTTACATCTAGAGCAAGGACAATGTGTCATTCTCATTCCTCCAGCTAGATAATACGTGGTTAGCAAGATTTGTTTGAAATGTGGGAcgttccttttttctttccagaTACTTCTACACCATATTGGTTCGTCAATGGGGTCTAATTGTTCTAATAAACTAAGGTGCTCCTGCCGAGGAATACAATAATTGTAACAATGATAGTGAAACAGACCGGTACCAAATCCAAacttttcatattatttattagtGTAATAATGTTGCATGGAGATCCATTTAGATGTTTAAAATTGAGTTCTTGATGAGTTGGTTCTACTTTGTCTCTGCCCCCACTAAACTTGATTTCAAAACGTTTCTATAGCCCATCTTTTTCATGTTGTCTTAATTATCAGATAGATTTTACTCTTTAGACTCCTAAGACCAAGTTACTGTATATCATTTTGattatcttattttctttcactttctaACTGTAGTTTACTTTTAGGTTCCATTCCGTAAACATTGCTATCGTTTTGTGATGaacacaaatttcttttaatttgttcttTCCTCATTATTTCCTAGCAAAATGAATGGaaattatatttcataaaatgaaTCTTTAATAGTTTAATCCATGTTACAGCCATTTTCACCTTTACATGAGAGACAAATATGTACGGCGAACTTTCTAGCAACAAAAAACTGACATGCATGAagatggtttttttttttttttttttttgccagtCGCATGAAGATGGTTTATAACCATATTGAATGGTCATTTTTGTAAGCTACAACGAGAGGCGAGCAATGAGACTtgccaaaaaaatatgaggAAAAATGGTGACTTGCATGTGTACTTAAAATGGCACCATATGGATGGATGAAACTACTTAAAGGGTTGAAACGAGACGATTTTCTGTTGccatatttttcttgattttgtgtGGCTGTGTATACCATAATCTCTAATTGCAACCTGAAATTAAAATGGTCTATTTATGTTGCAATTAGtgattatgttttatattaacCTTGGTAAAGTTAGTTAAAATTATCCAAGTCAGCCTGACGTGTTACACTGTGGAACACGAAAACAAATCTTTGTAGTTTGTATGTGTTGAAATCGTATTTAGCTACATATAATAAGTGACCATTTCTACCCTAAACTTCCAAATTACTGAACAAAACGTTTCAAAAGATCCAAACATCGAttttcaaaatacaaacacaaacttACGTACGTTGAAGTTTGTGGTCATTGTGATCGTTAACTTTACGAAAGATTTTAGATAATAGACAAGAAAGTTCTCAATCAAACTCTATATTTCAtgtgtatataataatatgtgTCCACCTCATGTATTACGTCACTCATAGGACcatatgaccaaaaaaaatcaacaaaacacaatGAAACATGATGTTGACAAAATGGACCGGTGAAAGGAGGAACGAAACGCAATTACGCAACCCTTgggacattttttttttttaacttttcttatCCTTTTACTGTTTATGCAGTTGAAAGATTTTCagataaaattcaattttcacACAGCGAACCCAATATGTTAGCattcaaagaaaagtaaaaactcaGTGAGTTAATATTGCAATTCCTCTTGTCTCTATCTCTATACCGCAGCCCATGTTTTTTGTAGATAGGCGGTTCTTGGCTGTTTCCATGAAGCTGAaactaacaaaaccaaagtaatcatttaattaaaatcacTAATTGTGCTCTTTAGGAGAGCaaaattcttttgatttatgcaagaatttaaaaaataattatataagcTATTGGTGCTGAACGAATTATGTAAAGTAGTGTATGCCAGTAGGTGATAGTGATACGAATAGTGTATTACAACGAAACGTGAAATTACATTCTTGATACTCGAAaacatatacaattttttaaaaaattgttcagATATATGATACacatttttgttgatgttaaTTTAGTAATATATGTACATTACACACACATGTCTCGAATTCTTCTATGTACTAgtatcaaatatattaatcgGTCAAACTACTTGACAGATTAAAACCATGTGCG
It encodes the following:
- a CDS encoding B3 domain protein (unknown protein; FUNCTIONS IN: molecular_function unknown; INVOLVED IN: biological_process unknown; LOCATED IN: chloroplast; BEST Arabidopsis thaliana protein match is: unknown protein (TAIR:AT4G02870.1); Has 13 Blast hits to 11 proteins in 2 species: Archae - 0; Bacteria - 0; Metazoa - 0; Fungi - 0; Plants - 13; Viruses - 0; Other Eukaryotes - 0 (source: NCBI BLink).), with the translated sequence MSFSDDCTSPSEKNRARTSQEPRERPQDLSFLSSKVTEKQIMSQEPFETSCSSVSPMNRDKEAFNSRHGPFSKNQNYFESNDITMNTENLLNPFHFGGGSCGCAFLSTESMLCSFTVSGEEHGTNNSDTLGDPSNISLRCFGSIESILKVARDGIEITMMPIPRLVNNAPQWTIKKRLTEHNVNPTYGQLRLPRSFFEQQIRGHLPEADLQKRTHC
- a CDS encoding zinc finger (C2H2 type) family protein (zinc finger (C2H2 type) family protein; FUNCTIONS IN: zinc ion binding, nucleic acid binding; INVOLVED IN: biological_process unknown; LOCATED IN: intracellular; EXPRESSED IN: 23 plant structures; EXPRESSED DURING: 13 growth stages; CONTAINS InterPro DOMAIN/s: Zinc finger, C2H2-like (InterPro:IPR015880), Zinc finger, U1-type (InterPro:IPR003604), Zinc finger, C2H2-type (InterPro:IPR007087), Zinc finger, double-stranded RNA binding (InterPro:IPR022755); Has 726 Blast hits to 418 proteins in 208 species: Archae - 0; Bacteria - 0; Metazoa - 301; Fungi - 225; Plants - 112; Viruses - 0; Other Eukaryotes - 88 (source: NCBI BLink).); this translates as MGRCPTRKVKKRRLSHKTARRDKFEVKGDDLVYTELRKPETEIKPLQLDEDLPGMGQFYCLHCDRYFSNVSVRDDHFKTKKHKKRVNMMMGQAPHSQLDADLAGGMGMPDNGPKLMSNLVFTELRKPETEDLPGMGQFNCLLCHRNFSNASVMDYHFKTKKHKKRVKKIERPAPHSQLDADLAGGMGMPDNGPKLMSA